One window of Bacillus alkalicellulosilyticus genomic DNA carries:
- a CDS encoding MBL fold metallo-hydrolase → MKLVKEKTVFQLMFLPNVMPVSVYLVEEEDGFTLIDAAMAFCTKNILRTAERLGKPIKRIILTHAHVDHVGALDPLKEALPDVIVYISERDARLLAGDASVETSDGIPHVRGGIPKQIKTIPDILLKEGDEIGSLVAIATPGHTPGSFSFIDKRNQIVIVGDAFQTQGGVAVAGQMKITFPFPALATSNKNQAIESAYKIKELQPSVLAVGHGKMIKNPLNSITKAIEEAEKNTKKGQVS, encoded by the coding sequence TTGAAATTGGTGAAAGAAAAAACTGTTTTTCAGCTGATGTTTTTACCGAATGTAATGCCTGTAAGTGTGTATTTAGTAGAAGAAGAGGATGGCTTTACCTTAATTGATGCTGCTATGGCTTTTTGTACAAAAAACATACTAAGAACAGCAGAACGACTAGGAAAACCGATAAAAAGAATCATTCTTACCCATGCGCATGTAGATCATGTAGGAGCACTAGACCCATTAAAGGAAGCACTTCCCGATGTAATTGTATATATTTCAGAAAGAGATGCTCGCTTGTTAGCTGGCGATGCTAGTGTTGAGACTTCAGATGGAATTCCACATGTTCGTGGTGGTATTCCCAAACAGATAAAAACGATTCCAGATATTCTTTTAAAGGAGGGGGATGAAATCGGTTCTTTAGTAGCGATCGCAACTCCTGGTCATACTCCTGGCTCTTTTTCTTTTATCGATAAACGTAATCAAATCGTCATCGTTGGTGATGCCTTTCAAACACAAGGAGGTGTTGCAGTAGCGGGTCAGATGAAAATAACATTTCCTTTCCCGGCCTTAGCGACATCGAATAAAAATCAGGCAATAGAAAGCGCATATAAGATTAAAGAGCTTCAACCTTCTGTTCTTGCAGTTGGTCATGGGAAGATGATTAAGAACCCATTGAATTCAATCACTAAAGCGATCGAAGAAGCTGAAAAAAATACTAAAAAGGGGCAGGTAAGTTAA
- a CDS encoding EAL domain-containing protein: MLSVNQYIDTLEKVNFLLEKISGEDLDYKAILKDIAYTIESIIPELKCSIMIYDEKTKTIGNAIGPSLPSSYLNLIDGTKIGPNVGSCGTAAYYGKTVFVSDIARDPLWDDYKTNALKYGLHSCWSKPIFSATQKLLGTFALYSDKPRNPTEEELVIVEKFTSLSSLAIERKNTSELQQKYQILADNMSELIHIVDLEGNVKFTTQSSRAILGISVTDMYGTSVFTSIQSKDQVQARKLFNQIITTKQSNQVEFDIMNAYGELIPCEVTGSPILCNSGEVEAVIIVARNIKERKTSELALRESEERYRQLIELSPDAVVVFDKDQILYINNSGASLLGYSEPDQLNGIPIDMIIHEDDIDSSKLLREQVIDKKVTTHVPINIKVYNVNREIMDVEVLYRLIEFQEKLAIQAICRDITERKKTEERMKFLAYHDPLTQLPNRSKFTQECQTALEFAKRNNSKLALLFLDIDNFKMINDTYGHSQADSVLIEISNRLKRIISNGVLARVSGDEFSILLKDINTSSDIENYIKRILNEFNKNIIVDGKIIRVTTSMGISQYPSDGEKVEKLLNHADLAMYIAKKNGKNTYQFYTDEINLVFLKRRKLEKEIRCAMNENQFLLYYQPIINCLSEEIEGVEALLRWKHPSKGIIGPHEFIPYFEETGLINQVGEWVLFQACKQVNRWRKAGLPHLNLNVNLSVKQLNNEDFVHQLKKIIIETNFDADSLQLEITESIMMHETEETIKIIKEIKELGVQIAIDDFGKGFSSLSYLTSFPFDILKIDRSFIARITDDPKTAGIVETIINLANVLDLNVVAEGVETTEQLSFLKRKGCLEAQGYLFSKPVPPHQIMSNYVKNKLHVGR, encoded by the coding sequence ATGCTATCAGTCAACCAATATATTGATACATTAGAGAAAGTAAACTTTCTTTTAGAAAAAATTTCTGGAGAAGATCTAGATTATAAAGCAATTTTAAAAGATATAGCGTATACGATAGAATCGATTATACCAGAATTAAAATGTTCTATTATGATTTACGATGAAAAAACAAAAACAATCGGTAATGCCATTGGTCCGAGTTTGCCTTCTTCATACTTAAACTTAATTGATGGCACAAAAATAGGTCCTAACGTTGGTTCTTGCGGAACAGCAGCATACTATGGAAAGACCGTCTTTGTTTCGGATATTGCCCGTGATCCATTGTGGGATGATTATAAAACAAACGCGCTAAAGTATGGTTTACATTCTTGTTGGTCAAAACCGATATTTAGTGCGACACAAAAACTACTAGGGACTTTTGCCTTATACTCAGATAAGCCAAGAAACCCTACTGAAGAAGAGTTAGTTATTGTTGAGAAATTTACCTCTCTATCTAGTTTAGCAATTGAACGAAAGAATACGAGTGAACTTCAACAAAAGTATCAAATTTTAGCTGATAATATGTCGGAACTTATCCATATTGTTGACCTAGAAGGAAACGTTAAATTCACAACGCAGTCAAGTCGTGCCATCTTAGGGATAAGTGTGACTGATATGTATGGCACTTCTGTTTTTACATCCATACAATCAAAGGACCAGGTCCAAGCACGGAAATTATTTAACCAAATCATTACGACAAAACAATCGAATCAAGTTGAATTTGATATTATGAATGCATATGGAGAACTAATTCCATGTGAAGTGACAGGTTCACCGATATTATGTAATAGTGGAGAGGTTGAAGCTGTTATAATAGTTGCTCGTAATATAAAAGAAAGAAAGACTAGTGAATTAGCACTAAGAGAAAGTGAGGAACGATACCGACAACTCATTGAACTCTCTCCCGATGCAGTTGTTGTATTTGATAAAGATCAAATCCTTTATATAAACAATTCAGGTGCTTCTTTACTAGGTTACAGTGAACCAGACCAGTTAAACGGTATTCCGATAGATATGATTATCCATGAGGATGACATAGACTCTAGTAAACTTCTTCGTGAACAAGTCATTGATAAAAAAGTAACCACTCATGTCCCTATTAATATTAAAGTTTATAATGTTAATAGAGAAATCATGGATGTAGAAGTGCTTTATCGGCTGATAGAATTTCAAGAGAAGCTAGCTATACAAGCCATATGTCGGGATATTACGGAAAGAAAAAAAACAGAAGAGAGAATGAAATTTTTAGCATATCATGACCCTTTGACACAACTGCCAAACAGGAGTAAGTTTACACAGGAATGTCAAACGGCATTGGAATTTGCAAAAAGAAATAATTCTAAATTAGCTTTGTTATTTTTAGATATTGATAATTTTAAGATGATTAATGATACGTATGGTCATTCACAGGCTGACAGCGTTTTGATTGAGATTTCAAATCGGTTAAAGAGGATAATATCTAATGGAGTTCTTGCTAGAGTTTCAGGTGATGAATTTAGCATTTTGCTCAAAGATATTAATACTAGTTCAGACATTGAAAACTATATTAAACGAATTCTAAATGAATTTAATAAAAATATTATCGTTGATGGGAAAATAATAAGAGTGACGACGAGTATGGGGATTAGTCAATATCCTTCAGACGGTGAAAAAGTTGAAAAGCTATTAAACCATGCGGATTTGGCAATGTACATTGCCAAAAAAAATGGGAAGAATACGTATCAATTCTACACAGATGAAATAAACCTAGTATTCTTAAAGAGAAGAAAACTCGAAAAAGAAATTCGCTGCGCAATGAATGAAAATCAATTTCTGTTATATTATCAACCGATCATTAATTGTCTTAGTGAAGAGATTGAAGGTGTCGAAGCATTACTGCGATGGAAACATCCAAGTAAAGGGATTATTGGACCACATGAATTTATTCCATACTTTGAAGAAACAGGATTAATTAATCAAGTAGGAGAATGGGTTTTATTCCAAGCTTGCAAACAAGTAAACCGTTGGAGAAAAGCGGGCTTGCCTCATTTAAATCTTAATGTGAATTTATCAGTTAAACAACTAAACAATGAGGACTTTGTACACCAATTAAAAAAGATTATTATCGAAACTAATTTTGATGCAGATTCCTTACAATTAGAAATAACTGAAAGTATTATGATGCACGAAACGGAAGAGACTATAAAAATAATAAAAGAAATAAAAGAATTGGGAGTGCAGATTGCGATTGACGATTTTGGAAAAGGCTTTTCTTCTTTATCCTATTTAACGTCATTCCCTTTTGATATTTTAAAGATTGACCGTTCTTTTATTGCAAGAATTACTGATGACCCAAAAACCGCTGGAATTGTTGAAACGATTATTAACTTAGCAAATGTTTTAGATTTGAATGTGGTTGCAGAGGGAGTAGAAACAACGGAACAATTGAGCTTTTTAAAAAGAAAAGGATGTTTGGAAGCTCAAGGTTATTTATTTAGCAAACCTGTGCCACCTCATCAAATCATGAGCAATTATGTCAAAAACAAACTGCATGTAGGTCGTTAG
- a CDS encoding DinB family protein — translation MVFDQLKFARSKTLKLIEVTDDSLYDVIPEGFRNHIWWNVGHLYVIQEMIIFGGAGEAPNLAGDLSSFFGNGAKPESWNSQPPSVADLQLLLQEQTGRIKETFENRLDERLEKPLQIGELSLPTIRDLITFTLFHEGLHLETMKVYRRLLTKD, via the coding sequence ATGGTTTTTGATCAGTTGAAGTTTGCAAGATCTAAGACACTAAAACTTATTGAGGTTACCGATGACAGCTTGTATGATGTTATACCCGAGGGTTTTCGAAATCATATATGGTGGAATGTAGGTCATCTATACGTTATTCAAGAAATGATTATTTTTGGTGGTGCTGGGGAAGCTCCAAACTTAGCAGGGGACCTTAGTTCATTCTTTGGAAATGGGGCAAAGCCAGAAAGTTGGAATAGCCAACCTCCATCGGTTGCAGACCTTCAATTATTACTGCAAGAGCAAACGGGGCGAATTAAAGAAACGTTTGAAAATCGATTAGATGAAAGGCTTGAAAAACCGTTGCAAATCGGAGAATTATCATTACCTACAATCCGTGATTTAATTACGTTTACTCTATTTCACGAAGGTTTACATTTAGAAACAATGAAAGTGTACCGACGGTTATTAACAAAAGACTAG
- a CDS encoding methionine aminopeptidase, with product MKQKKIENMKTLDLCPDCHGKGFMVYPAEHYFTTSYECAGCNGTGNFSEWSSQM from the coding sequence ATGAAGCAGAAAAAAATCGAAAATATGAAAACACTTGATTTATGCCCAGATTGTCACGGAAAAGGTTTTATGGTCTATCCAGCAGAACATTACTTCACTACTAGTTATGAGTGCGCTGGCTGTAACGGTACTGGAAATTTTTCAGAATGGTCTAGTCAAATGTAA
- a CDS encoding YjcZ family sporulation protein: protein MHYGYGAGYPYGAGMPATPVAGHGAGRGFALVVVLFILLVIIGASWTSK from the coding sequence ATGCATTACGGTTACGGAGCAGGTTACCCATATGGTGCAGGAATGCCAGCTACACCAGTTGCAGGGCATGGTGCTGGACGCGGTTTTGCGTTAGTTGTAGTATTGTTCATCTTGCTAGTAATAATCGGTGCATCTTGGACTTCTAAGTAA
- a CDS encoding ABC-F family ATP-binding cassette domain-containing protein, which produces MSVLSVKNLSHGFGDRAIFHDVSFRLLRGEHIGLIGANGEGKSTFMNIITGKLMPDEGKVEWSKKVRVGYLDQHTVLERGQTMRDVLKSAFKYLLDLENEMNELYDKMGDTTPEQLEKMLEEVGSIQDTLTNNDFYTIDAKVEEIARGLGLDAIGLEKDVEDLSGGQRTKVLLAKLLLEKPDILLLDEPTNYLDEQHITWLTRYLQEYENAFILISHDIPFLNSVINIIYHMENQELNRYVGDYNHFLEVHEMKKQQLESAYKKQQQEISQLKDFVARNKARVSTRNMAMSRQKKLDKMDVIELAKEKPKPEFHFQQARATSKLIFETKELVIGYDEPLSRPLNLRMERGQKIALVGANGIGKTTLLKSILGLNPPLSGHIEKGEYQEIGYFEQEVKSSNNTCIEEVWQTFPSLNQAEVRAALAKCGLTTKHIESKIVVLSGGEKAKVRLCKLINRETNILVLDEPTNHLDVDAKNELKRALKEYKGSILLISHEPEFYEDIVTDVWNCESWTTKLV; this is translated from the coding sequence ATGAGTGTATTATCAGTAAAGAATTTAAGTCACGGCTTTGGAGACAGAGCAATTTTTCACGATGTTTCTTTTCGTTTATTGCGAGGCGAACACATTGGATTAATCGGTGCAAATGGAGAAGGTAAATCAACCTTTATGAATATCATTACAGGCAAATTAATGCCCGACGAAGGAAAAGTAGAATGGTCTAAAAAGGTTCGCGTAGGCTATCTCGACCAACACACTGTGTTGGAACGCGGGCAAACGATGCGTGATGTGTTAAAAAGTGCATTTAAGTATTTACTCGACCTCGAAAATGAAATGAATGAATTATACGATAAAATGGGAGACACCACTCCTGAACAACTTGAAAAAATGTTAGAAGAAGTCGGAAGCATCCAAGATACACTAACAAATAATGACTTTTATACAATAGATGCGAAAGTTGAAGAAATTGCACGCGGTCTAGGTTTAGATGCCATTGGACTAGAGAAAGACGTAGAAGATTTAAGTGGCGGACAGCGAACAAAGGTCTTATTAGCAAAGTTATTATTGGAAAAACCCGATATCTTATTGTTAGACGAGCCCACTAACTACCTGGACGAACAGCATATCACATGGCTGACAAGGTATTTACAAGAATACGAAAATGCTTTTATTCTTATTTCGCATGATATCCCGTTTTTAAACAGTGTAATTAATATTATTTATCATATGGAAAATCAAGAATTGAATCGTTACGTCGGAGACTATAATCATTTCTTAGAAGTCCACGAAATGAAAAAACAACAATTAGAATCAGCTTATAAAAAGCAACAGCAAGAAATTTCTCAACTTAAAGATTTTGTGGCAAGAAATAAAGCACGTGTATCTACTCGAAACATGGCGATGTCGCGTCAAAAGAAATTAGATAAAATGGATGTCATTGAATTAGCGAAAGAAAAACCAAAACCAGAATTCCATTTTCAGCAAGCGAGAGCAACAAGTAAGCTGATTTTCGAAACAAAAGAATTAGTGATTGGTTATGATGAGCCTCTTTCAAGACCATTAAACCTTCGGATGGAACGAGGTCAAAAAATAGCGCTTGTCGGAGCAAACGGCATAGGGAAAACAACGCTATTAAAAAGTATTTTGGGTTTAAATCCCCCACTGTCCGGTCACATTGAAAAAGGCGAATATCAAGAGATTGGTTATTTTGAACAAGAAGTAAAAAGCTCGAATAATACTTGTATTGAAGAAGTGTGGCAAACTTTCCCTTCACTGAATCAAGCGGAAGTGCGGGCAGCCTTGGCAAAATGCGGCCTCACAACTAAACACATCGAAAGTAAAATTGTTGTACTGAGCGGTGGTGAAAAAGCTAAAGTTCGATTATGTAAATTAATTAATCGCGAAACGAATATCCTAGTATTAGATGAGCCTACTAATCATTTAGACGTTGATGCTAAAAATGAATTAAAAAGAGCGTTAAAAGAATATAAAGGAAGCATCTTGTTAATTTCTCATGAACCTGAATTTTATGAAGACATCGTAACTGATGTTTGGAACTGCGAGTCTTGGACGACAAAATTAGTTTAA
- a CDS encoding PQQ-binding-like beta-propeller repeat protein, with translation MKRNFIIILFILMLTITACSANSGNQMKDESAEVEEVPTERIEEEQEVVEEVEEVVLKQLSVESIYETGDAIYSSPLIIDQVLYVGSNDGILYAIDLKTNEAVWQFDTEKEIRSEIVGEDTLFVAAEGVLYGIDRLSGKLVWSHDPGYDEEQVSRNDEWDYRDASPLLHEGLVYYATDAGDILALNQETGELIWEYHSPKEAAIRTTPIIKGGVVYFADYRGDIHAVDIQSKELVWTYAGSSPQTASMLLEGDTLIVGGRNTDVIGIDIENGKEIWYYTDEVGSWFTGEPVLTDGLLYIGGSDARRVYVIDPSDGEVVQSYPSNYNIFAEPLIKDETIYFFDMNVRANPLEGGIHGYHLEGDKVAEEAIGKGVVANGVLSDNVIYVGGIDGNIYKIEGIE, from the coding sequence ATGAAAAGGAATTTTATAATCATTTTGTTCATTTTGATGTTAACGATTACCGCTTGCTCAGCAAATAGTGGTAATCAGATGAAAGACGAGAGTGCTGAAGTGGAAGAAGTACCAACAGAGCGGATAGAAGAGGAACAAGAAGTAGTGGAAGAAGTCGAAGAGGTAGTACTGAAGCAATTATCGGTTGAGTCCATTTATGAAACTGGAGATGCGATTTATTCATCACCATTAATTATTGATCAAGTCCTTTATGTGGGAAGTAATGATGGAATATTGTATGCTATTGATCTCAAAACAAATGAGGCGGTATGGCAGTTTGATACTGAAAAAGAGATTCGTAGTGAAATTGTTGGGGAAGATACTTTATTTGTAGCTGCAGAAGGAGTCCTATATGGGATTGATCGTCTAAGTGGCAAATTGGTATGGTCACATGATCCTGGCTATGACGAGGAACAAGTGTCACGGAATGATGAATGGGATTACAGGGATGCTTCCCCGTTACTGCATGAGGGCCTTGTCTATTATGCAACGGATGCAGGTGATATTCTGGCGCTAAATCAAGAAACAGGGGAATTAATATGGGAATATCATTCCCCGAAAGAGGCCGCTATTCGAACAACACCCATTATAAAGGGTGGAGTTGTATATTTTGCTGATTATAGAGGGGATATTCATGCAGTCGATATACAATCAAAAGAATTAGTATGGACCTATGCAGGGTCAAGTCCACAAACCGCTTCGATGCTTCTGGAAGGAGATACGCTTATTGTCGGAGGGAGGAATACGGATGTTATTGGGATTGATATCGAAAATGGAAAAGAGATTTGGTATTATACGGATGAAGTTGGATCGTGGTTTACAGGTGAGCCTGTGCTAACAGATGGATTGCTTTATATTGGAGGGTCAGACGCTAGACGCGTATATGTCATTGATCCAAGTGATGGAGAAGTGGTTCAGTCGTATCCTTCAAATTACAATATATTTGCAGAGCCTTTGATAAAAGACGAAACCATCTACTTTTTTGATATGAATGTCCGAGCTAATCCGCTTGAAGGAGGAATCCATGGCTACCATTTAGAAGGGGATAAGGTAGCTGAAGAGGCTATTGGAAAAGGTGTAGTAGCTAATGGTGTACTTTCAGACAATGTGATATATGTAGGTGGAATTGATGGAAATATTTATAAAATAGAAGGAATAGAGTAA
- a CDS encoding phosphatase PAP2 family protein, giving the protein MRYKKKLSHIIIVCFLLFLLLSFLSVYNQLKRIDGFLIDWFLAITPNNAIIWFEYITMIGAGEPILLLTLGLILLLLYKKHYSEVVLFLSVTFGGLLLNLFLKMTFQRERPGEMHVIDVFGYSLEIASYSFPSGHTMRSVLLFSLLIYISHSSLKRTDWKITITSLSILAIILVSISRIVVGAHFPSDIFAAIFAAIGWFTFCIMINENILSLLKYRLRVT; this is encoded by the coding sequence ATGCGATATAAAAAGAAACTTTCACATATCATAATTGTCTGCTTCCTTTTATTTTTACTTCTCTCGTTTTTATCAGTTTACAATCAATTAAAAAGAATTGACGGCTTCCTTATTGACTGGTTTCTAGCCATTACTCCTAACAATGCAATAATTTGGTTTGAATATATTACGATGATTGGTGCTGGGGAACCCATTTTACTACTCACCCTAGGACTCATCCTTTTATTACTGTATAAGAAACATTATAGTGAGGTTGTCTTATTTTTATCGGTAACGTTCGGAGGCTTGCTTTTAAATTTATTTCTTAAAATGACTTTTCAACGTGAAAGGCCAGGTGAGATGCATGTCATCGATGTATTTGGGTATTCCCTTGAAATTGCTTCATACAGTTTTCCAAGCGGACATACGATGAGAAGCGTGCTTTTATTTTCATTACTTATATATATCAGTCATTCTTCACTAAAGCGTACGGACTGGAAAATAACAATTACTTCTTTGTCCATTTTAGCCATTATCCTTGTCTCTATCAGCCGGATTGTTGTCGGTGCTCATTTTCCATCTGATATCTTTGCAGCAATCTTTGCAGCAATTGGTTGGTTTACTTTCTGCATCATGATTAACGAGAACATCCTCTCTTTACTGAAGTATCGGTTGCGTGTAACTTAG
- a CDS encoding GAF domain-containing SpoIIE family protein phosphatase: MLELLSKFEENAQTVLLLMKRTVGAKTFFIASTQQNRFKILQVINEEGGCNIPPSVDEPVEKSYCNIVANSKKPLLIKDTSKSELVRNLEVTNIFTIGSYLGVPIFLENGSVFGTLCALDPDPYKLKAEDIPILEGFSQLISSEIKLEEKAVKLKKYEMQTEIELELARKVQQSVLNAPYHDNYLDIKYIYTPSTQLSGDVCSWYKIKEGLYGVIVLDVMGHGVSSALIGMAISPILEDIITTCIDPDKVMEQLNKELFHLFNDKKEILSYVTGIYVTLDFNNNKINFLNAGHPPAVLVNSNQISFIDKGSIPLGIFETLKKEVGEFPLEEETEIILYTDGLMDFLHKNKEHPGDTIAKHYQLAKREQKTTINYFRELIEAEETHEDDICLVSVKVLDSL, from the coding sequence ATGCTAGAGCTTTTATCAAAGTTTGAAGAAAATGCTCAAACTGTACTTTTACTTATGAAGCGTACAGTTGGGGCAAAAACTTTTTTTATTGCTAGTACACAACAAAATAGATTTAAAATCTTACAAGTCATCAATGAAGAGGGTGGGTGTAACATCCCTCCAAGTGTAGACGAACCTGTAGAGAAATCTTACTGTAATATAGTGGCGAATTCAAAAAAGCCTTTACTTATAAAAGATACTTCGAAATCAGAGTTAGTTAGAAATTTAGAAGTGACTAACATATTTACAATTGGTTCCTATTTAGGTGTGCCTATCTTCTTAGAGAATGGTTCAGTGTTTGGAACATTGTGTGCATTAGACCCAGATCCATATAAATTAAAGGCAGAAGATATTCCGATATTAGAAGGCTTTTCACAACTGATTAGCAGTGAAATTAAGTTAGAAGAGAAAGCAGTAAAACTAAAAAAGTACGAAATGCAAACAGAAATTGAACTTGAACTTGCACGTAAAGTTCAACAATCCGTGCTAAATGCTCCATATCATGACAATTATCTAGATATAAAATACATTTACACACCTTCAACTCAATTGTCAGGAGATGTTTGTTCCTGGTATAAGATAAAAGAAGGCTTGTATGGTGTAATCGTTTTAGATGTGATGGGGCATGGAGTGTCCTCTGCTTTAATAGGAATGGCCATATCGCCAATACTTGAGGACATTATTACAACATGTATTGACCCTGATAAGGTAATGGAACAGCTTAACAAGGAATTATTTCATTTATTTAATGATAAAAAGGAAATTTTATCTTATGTCACAGGGATTTATGTGACTCTTGATTTTAACAATAATAAGATTAATTTCTTAAATGCAGGGCACCCACCAGCGGTTCTTGTAAACTCTAACCAGATTTCTTTTATTGATAAGGGCTCGATCCCTCTTGGTATTTTTGAAACCTTAAAAAAGGAAGTAGGAGAATTCCCGCTCGAGGAAGAAACAGAAATTATTTTATATACAGATGGGTTAATGGATTTCCTTCATAAAAATAAAGAACACCCTGGTGATACGATTGCAAAGCATTATCAACTAGCAAAACGGGAACAAAAAACGACAATAAACTATTTTAGAGAATTAATTGAAGCTGAAGAAACTCATGAGGATGACATTTGTTTGGTTTCAGTTAAAGTGTTAGATTCATTATAA